The proteins below are encoded in one region of Drosophila santomea strain STO CAGO 1482 chromosome 2R, Prin_Dsan_1.1, whole genome shotgun sequence:
- the LOC122756395 gene encoding uncharacterized protein LOC122756395 isoform X1, with amino-acid sequence MLHLLTCVLVFLPAYRAADPICSKRPDVTALKNCCKLPSLDLSSFNSKCSQYLINGAHISPCSFECFFQAAKALNGTQLDLDNIEKMMKTILKSDEFVHVYVDGFRSCSTQEQALIKTLKRRRVSITGKCGSMAIMYGLCAHRYVYRNCPDRAWSKSPSCNEAREYNIRCDDL; translated from the exons ATGCTTCACCTGCTGACTTGTGTTCTAGTATTTTTACCAGCTTATCGAGCTGCCGATCCCATTTGCTCCAAAAGGCCGGATGTAACT GCCTTGAAAAACTGCTGCAAGCTGCCTTCTCTGGACCTCTCAAGTTTCAACTCCAAGTGCAGTCAGTATTTGATCAATGGCGCCCATATATCACCT TGCAGCTTTGAGTGCTTCTTTCAAGCGGCGAAGGCATTGAACGGCACACAGTTGGACTTGGATAATATCGAGAAGATGATGAAAACCATTTTGAAATCTGATGAATTTGTGCACGTGTATGTGGATGGATTCAGGAGCTGCAGTACCCAGGAGCAGGCACTTATTAAGACCCTGAAACGCCGCCGTGTGTCCATCACCGGAAAATGTGGCTCAATGGCCATAATGTATGGTCTGTGTGCCCATCGATATGTCTATCGCAATTGCCCGGATAGGGCTTGGAGCAAGAGTCCCAGCTGCAATGAGGCCAGGGAGTACAACATTCGCTGCGATGACTTATAG
- the LOC120446462 gene encoding uncharacterized protein LOC120446462 yields the protein MARQIAIALLICSLVAMAASIPIDVDCTRRQDFNVVKDCCAYPTFRFDQFKSQCGKYMPVGAPRISPCLYECIFNATNTVVNGAINPDNARLMLEKLFGNQDFEKVYFNGLMGCSDSVQEMMSNRRLRPQEKAEQCSPFAVFYGLCTQRYVFNHCPSSSWSGTESCEMARLQNMNCAKPSRGSSRRLL from the exons ATGGCCCGGCAAATAGCAATAGCCCTGCTGATCTGCTCATTGGTGGCGATGGCTGCGAGTATTCCCATCGATGTGGACTGCACGCGTCGACAGGATTTCAAT GTTGTCAAGGACTGCTGCGCCTATCCCACTTTTCGGTTTGACCAGTTCAAAAGCCAGTGTGGTAAATATATGCCCGTTGGTGCTCCCAGAATTTCACCC TGCCTGTATGAATGCATTTTCAATGCGACCAACACAGTTGTGAACGGAGCTATTAATCCCGACAATGCCCGACTCATGCTGGAGAAGCTTTTCGGTAATCAGGACTTTGAGAAGGTCTATTTCAATGGTCTAATGGGCTGTTCGGATTCTGTGCAAGAGATGATGAGCAATCGGAGGCTTCGCCCCCAAGAAAAAGCGGAACAGTGCTCTCCCTTTGCAGTTTTCTATGGACTTTGTACCCAGAGATATGTCTTTAATCACTGTCCATCATCCAGCTGGTCCGGCACTGAATCTTGCGAAATGGCCCGATTGCAGAACATGAACTGTGCGAAACCATCACGTGGTTCTAGTCGTCGCCTACTTTAA
- the LOC120446461 gene encoding uncharacterized protein LOC120446461: MSSVLHLLGFLWLPLLVYSALNDMVGLQKCTELLNTQKLVYCCGKSFLDKFLFVGSNCTPYWDDFGPCRYECLYRHWHLMNQENQINKPELYMMITSLYSPLNGYEKYGAAMKEAHETCEALGSRHADFLLLYSNQVSEMMGMASSTCLPYAMLHAQCTMVYLTASCPREYWMEDAMCNDLQKLLSSCTKKLDEKTNLLKAKDDGLTGKGCKPMDSEGHHLLLASFLTLIISKLLSA, encoded by the exons ATGTCTTCGGTGCTGCATCTACTTGGCTTCCTGTGGCTTCCTTTGCTCGTTTATAGTGCCTTGAATGATATGGTGGGATTGCAGAAATGTACAGAGCTTCTGAACACACAAAAGTTGGTCTACTGCTGTGGAAAGTCCTTTCTGGATAAGTTTCTATTCGTCGGCAGCAATTGCACACCGTATTGGGATGACTTTGGTCCT TGCCGCTATGAGTGTCTGTATAGGCACTGGCACCTCATGAATCAGGAAAACCAGATCAACAAGCCGGAGCTCTACATGATGATCACCAGCCTCTACAGCCCCTTGAATGGTTACGAGAAATACGGAGCCGCCATGAAGGAGGCCCACGAGACTTGCGAGGCTCTGGGCTCAAGACACGCCGACTTTCTGCTGCTCTACTCCAACCAGGTGTCGGAAATGATGGGCATGGCTTCCTCCACCTGCTTGCCCTATGCCATGCTCCATGCCCAGTGCACCATGGTATACCTAACCGCCAGCTGTCCGCGTGAATACTGGATGGAGGATGCGATGTGCAATGATCTCCAGAAACTGTTGTCCAGTTGCACAAAGAAACTGGACGAAAAGACGAACCTACTCAAGGCAAAAGACGATGGGCTAACGGGCAAAGGGTGTAAGCCGATGGATTCGGAGGGACACCATTTGCTCCTGGCCAGTTTCCTAACCCTGATCATCTCAAAGCTCCTATCGGCTTAG
- the LOC120446465 gene encoding uncharacterized protein LOC120446465 isoform X2, whose translation MRTGRILVAFSLLCFIVPFRAAKCKAAPKSVQNVHVCCSAPLPNWAVFNRECHKSATQASCRLECIFNASSVLQGNRLNQAKVRPMLERAFSSEPTIDVYESNFARCSSLVRSKYQELSPLSRQSDACDRHALFYSLCAYARLIYTCPEKMWQTNNRMCQEAKAYAKKCPWAALKMFMRNT comes from the exons ATGCGGACGGGGCGTATACTTGTTGCCTTCAGTTTGTTGTGTTTCATAGTTCCCTTTCGGGCAGCAAAGTGCAAGGCAGCGCCCAAATCCGTGCAG AATGTACACGTTTGCTGTTCAGCGCCCCTGCCAAACTGGGCAGTTTTCAACAGAGAGTGTCATAAATCGGCCACCCAGGCCAGT TGCCGTTTggaatgcatttttaatgccaGCTCAGTTCTGCAGGGAAATCGATTGAACCAAGCGAAAGTGCGACCCATGTTGGAGCGGGCCTTCTCCAGCGAACCCACCATCGATGTGTATGAGTCCAACTTTGCCAGATGTTCATCGCTGGTGAGGAGCAAGTACCAGGAGCTTTCTCCGCTGAGTCGTCAGAGCGACGCCTGCGACAGACACGCCCTCTTCTACAGCCTTTGTGCGTACGCTCGCTTGATATACACCTGTCCggaaaaaatgtggcaaacaAATAACAGGATGTGCCAGGAGGCCAAGGCCTATGCGAAAAAATGTCCATGGGCTGCGCTGAAAATGTTTATGCGGAATACTTAA
- the LOC120446463 gene encoding uncharacterized protein LOC120446463: protein MHKYAICFKFLLIFLDCSRAAFNCSAPPNFNNFDINTCCRTPELDMGDVPQKCHKYVSGLKSANSKYPSYAHLCYPDCIYRETGAMVNGKIKVDRVKQYLEEHVHRRDQDIVSHIVRSFESCLANVKGHMKSLNIESYKVLPHGCSPFAGIIYSCVNAETFLNCPAQMWKNERPCNLAKQFAEQCNPLPHVPLPSS from the exons CGAGCGGCCTTCAACTGCTCAGCACCGCCGAATTTCAATAACTTT GACATCAACACTTGCTGTCGCACCCCGGAATTGGATATGGGTGATGTGCCCCAGAAGTGCCACAAATATGTAAGTGGCCTAAAGTCGGCGAACTCCAAATATCCCAGCTATGCTCATctg TGCTATCCTGATTGCATCTACCGCGAGACGGGTGCCATGGTCAATGGAAAAATTAAAGTGGACAGAGTCAAGCAGTACTTGGAAGAGCACGTTCATCGGCGGGATCAGGATATCGTTTCCCACATAGTGCGCTCCTTCGAGTCCTGTCTGGCCAACG TCAAGGGTCACATGAAGTCATTAAACATCGAGTCCTATAAAGTGCTGCCCCATGGCTGTTCGCCCTTTGCCGGAATCATTTATAGCTGTGTGAATGCCGAGACTTTTCTCAATTGCCCCGCGCAAATGTGGAAAAACGAGAGACCCTGTAATTTGGCCAAGCAATTCGCCGAGCAGTGCAATCCACTGCCCCATGTTCCGCTGCCCAGCAGTTGA
- the LOC120446465 gene encoding uncharacterized protein LOC120446465 isoform X1 has product MRTGRILVAFSLLCFIVPFRAAKCKAAPKSVQNVHVCCSAPLPNWAVFNRECHKSATQASVSSNSISHSQVNYANFLIQCRLECIFNASSVLQGNRLNQAKVRPMLERAFSSEPTIDVYESNFARCSSLVRSKYQELSPLSRQSDACDRHALFYSLCAYARLIYTCPEKMWQTNNRMCQEAKAYAKKCPWAALKMFMRNT; this is encoded by the exons ATGCGGACGGGGCGTATACTTGTTGCCTTCAGTTTGTTGTGTTTCATAGTTCCCTTTCGGGCAGCAAAGTGCAAGGCAGCGCCCAAATCCGTGCAG AATGTACACGTTTGCTGTTCAGCGCCCCTGCCAAACTGGGCAGTTTTCAACAGAGAGTGTCATAAATCGGCCACCCAGGCCAGTGTAAGTAGTAATAGTATATCTCACAGCCAAGTTAATTATGCGAACTTCCTCATCCAGTGCCGTTTggaatgcatttttaatgccaGCTCAGTTCTGCAGGGAAATCGATTGAACCAAGCGAAAGTGCGACCCATGTTGGAGCGGGCCTTCTCCAGCGAACCCACCATCGATGTGTATGAGTCCAACTTTGCCAGATGTTCATCGCTGGTGAGGAGCAAGTACCAGGAGCTTTCTCCGCTGAGTCGTCAGAGCGACGCCTGCGACAGACACGCCCTCTTCTACAGCCTTTGTGCGTACGCTCGCTTGATATACACCTGTCCggaaaaaatgtggcaaacaAATAACAGGATGTGCCAGGAGGCCAAGGCCTATGCGAAAAAATGTCCATGGGCTGCGCTGAAAATGTTTATGCGGAATACTTAA
- the LOC120446464 gene encoding uncharacterized protein LOC120446464, producing MNQLTFVSCLLFCSGSQAAFQDFVIGPEAYEGANDVAPFGEEFPEEMDGDLMVSFQDVQHDGIVDTNLLMKALMQHANRLGMSLEELASLNMQHEDEEAMNQLGCSAEQDVFGYPEKPTWRDVLFN from the exons ATGAACCAGTTAACCTTTGTCAGCTGTCTTTTGTTCTGTTCGGGGTCTCAAGCTGCCTTCCAGGACTTTGTGATAGGACCTGAG GCCTATGAAGGTGCTAACGATGTGGCCCCGTTTGGTGAAGAATTTCCGGAGGAGATGGACGGGGATTTAATGGTGTCATTCCAGGATGTACAGCATGATGGAATTGTGGATACCAATCTGCTGATGAAAGCTCTAATGCAGCATGCCAATCGTTTGGGCATGAGTTTGGAAGAACTTG CAAGCTTAAATATGCAGCACGAAGATGAGGAAGCTATGAACCAACTTGGTTGTTCAGCTGAGCAGGATGTATTCGGATACCCAGAAAAGCCCACTTGGCGGGATGTACTCTTTAACTAA
- the LOC122756395 gene encoding uncharacterized protein LOC122756395 isoform X2, which translates to MAPIYHLFECFFQAAKALNGTQLDLDNIEKMMKTILKSDEFVHVYVDGFRSCSTQEQALIKTLKRRRVSITGKCGSMAIMYGLCAHRYVYRNCPDRAWSKSPSCNEAREYNIRCDDL; encoded by the exons ATGGCGCCCATATATCACCT CTTTGAGTGCTTCTTTCAAGCGGCGAAGGCATTGAACGGCACACAGTTGGACTTGGATAATATCGAGAAGATGATGAAAACCATTTTGAAATCTGATGAATTTGTGCACGTGTATGTGGATGGATTCAGGAGCTGCAGTACCCAGGAGCAGGCACTTATTAAGACCCTGAAACGCCGCCGTGTGTCCATCACCGGAAAATGTGGCTCAATGGCCATAATGTATGGTCTGTGTGCCCATCGATATGTCTATCGCAATTGCCCGGATAGGGCTTGGAGCAAGAGTCCCAGCTGCAATGAGGCCAGGGAGTACAACATTCGCTGCGATGACTTATAG